TCGTCAGTTTGTTTGTTTTCTTTCATTCTGATGCTTTTCGCCAAAACGTGACATGTTTCCTAAACCCCGGGTCATGGGTCATTCAAGACTAGTCAATAACTGAGCACAGTTTCATTGGCCATTAGTTGATGTCGAGTCCGAAACATTCTGTCTAAACTAGACGACTTGAGTCACTGTAGGTCTTTGATAAACGGTGACTCGCGGCAATGCCTCGAGCTCTATAAGATAGTATACCGTCagaaattaaattaaagtatTATTACATCGAAACACAGGTAGAGTACtcttaatattttcaaacaatcgCACTGGCTTTGTTTGCATCATTACGATGCACAGCTGCAACTATTATTGATTATGCACATATGATTTTATCGGATGAGGTGATTTTCGTCGTATCGAATTAACATTAGTTATGtgctcctgttttttttttaaatctatttttattcGTTTACTTGTTCACAAATACTAATTcgtttattttatctatattgCATTTTTCTTTGGATGTATTAAAAAGTGTTGAATTTTTATAACTGGATTTATTTATTGATTCGCTGATTCGGGTAAAAAATCTGTCTATGTATCTATTACCAAAACTATTGGTGTTTATATACAACTAACTAGATTACACGCACAAATGaatataatttcatatatttaaaatcCCAAACGTCATCATTAATCAGAAAGACAGCAGTCCTTTTGTAAACAACCACCTTCGGTTGAAGAGAATATTTCACAAACAATACCAGCAGAATAAATTAATTAGATTAAAAACAATCCTGATCTGGTGGACGCGGTTTTATCGTGTGTGAATGTCCGGAGTAGTGGTCTATAAAAGATCTCCACTCCCTCAATTTGTACAAATTATATAAGACTGATCATACAAGACTAGATGTTGAATTCTTCCGATTCTTGGATCAACATCGATATCCCAGTATCCACAGGCCATTAGCCTTGTCAAAGATATTTCATTTCTCGTAATTAATTCAGGATAACAcgcgttttttttatataaatatatttgaaatcacACAGAAAAACTCAAATTCTGCAAAACCACAGAGTCAGTTATAAAATATTCGCCATTGTAAGGCTCATTTTTGATTTCGCACAATTCCTCTTCGAATTTATTAAGGAAAATTCTATACAATGGCAACAATTCCCGCAGACCTTCAAGTTGTTCTCGGATATCTGTAAGTTCTTCCTCAAGTTGAAGTTAGTTGTTGGATTTCTTAGAACGACAACAATTCGGGGTGAagaactttttaattttatggAACACATTCTTCTTTTGAATGACAAATTAATTTTCAGAGAGTctttttaacaaaacaatgttctccatattaataacataaagttcattctttttataaaatcattacTTTTCATTATGTAATATATACAAAACACCGTAATGAAACGCTACGTCAGAAACACAAATTTGAgactaaaaaaaatacaacaactAATTAATATGTAACTtacattttcagtttttatttccattttgaTAAAAAGTTTCCTTCGCTCCAATCGACTCATCTTACaaacaatatcatatatttCATCTGTGGTATTTTTCATCTGAAAAGATGCAAACACAATAAGAGGTGGACAGGATGCATTTTTTGCGAGATCTATCCATACAGGTAAGATTCGGATttgtattgaaattaaaaaggaagcatttttacaaaaattgcgATTTTGCGATAAAGAATTTTGTATCATTCGCTTTGaagactgaaaaataaaaatgatcaatccGATCAAGTGATTGAACTAACATGTATATGATCTCACATACAATTTCAAGCTTTCAATATAATACATCTTTGTACAAAGTATTATTGTACAACTTACCCAATTCAAACAGTTTTCGGATTTTGAACACCAGACATTTTGCTGCAATTTTTGCGATAATTCAAATTCATAGTTTATTTTTGCACCCGTATTTATTGCTTCAAGTTTCGTTGCTAGAAACAAAGAGAAAGAAAAAGGTCATTAACTTTCGAACCAAGGGCAAAATGCATTCGGTTTATACCCAAGCCCGTCGAGCCAGTGAACAAATCGAAAACTATATATTCAATGTATATGTACAATGAAATGCGTTATAAGCTAACTCCATTACCTTTCAAAGTGTCAGTGGATTCTGACAATTTTGAGAAAACTTCCCTATGATCGTAATCCACCGATATTCCGCCAATAACGGAAAAAACCTCCCCCGAACGTGTAATAAACGCCGGCACTGGGGTTAACAAGATGTCCTTCCCATTAATGTGGAATATCTGAAACAAAGTTGGTTAATACATAATATGTTAGACGACGAAGCAAAAAACAGAATAGTAAatgatattgaataaaaaaaaaataccgaaTCGTCTTCAAATGGGTCTTTCAACTCGAAAGTTAAGTtgtcaaaaatagaaaaaattggTTCGGGCAATGTCACCGAAGACAATGAGATTTCCACAGCTGTAGCACGAATTTGATTTGAATCTTCGTCATTGCCATCTGTCGTATTTTCTACATCAGTGTAAGTctttaacaaaaaatatcacttcaaatatatcataaaattcaaatattttttcgccGTACATATATCTACGTTGCACaagcataaaaaataattatttacaaatatatataccttGTCAGATCTAATTCCTGAAGAATAAGAAGAGTTGAATTTTTCTTGTGCTTTTCTCTTGCATTTTTCCGTATCCAAGTGAATTTCCGAATATCGACATCCAGTGTTCGTTTCTTTTTCAGGTATTTGACAAGGTATTTATCTTTGTGAATATCGCTAATGATTTCGTCAGATGAAACTTTCTCTACCTCACATTTGTTTACTAAAGAGACCACACGGTCACGAACTTCAATATTTACAACTGTGCTTTCTAGTCGAGTTGTTTCTGTCCTCTCTGCTGGCGGGCCATGAAGATTTTTAAATTCTACCTGTAGAAAAAATCAAATGGCTTTCAGTAAAAATTTTTCAAGTATTGCTTAACAAGTAAGAGAAAGCTACTTcaaataagtaatatatatactactataAATCTATGAATAGCAAGTCACATGTGTATTCAAATTATTCGGGTGTTAACCATTCCTGTGAAAATTTGGTTTCGGAACAGAATTTGAACAGCATAAAGTTGATTTTAACATACCTCTGTTGAAAACTGTTGTTGTAGTTGGTTTTTTTGGAGGCAGTCAACCCTCGTTGATATAGCTGATTTTTCTTTGCTATTGGATGCTCCTTTTGACTCCGGAGCATTGAAGCGATCTATGAGGGATCGGACTGTCCAGATCGAATTATCTCTAGGACAAAAATCCATCTTTATTCTTTTCCTGGGAGGGGTCAACAATGGAATCATACGAGAACCATTGGACGATGGATAAGGCGACGTTTTTACAGTGACAAAATTGTCACACGAGGATCTGTTGCTCATCGTTCAGGTGGGGTTCTGGTGAAATAGTAGACTAATCTTGAGTACTAGCACAAATAATAGCTGCAAACAAAATAATCTTTTAATCTTCTGCAAATGTTGGCACTTGGCATCAACAAAGTTTATACTTTCAGCCCAGATCTAGAAGCCTACAGTTTTAACTATTTGGTTGAGGTAAATACCAGCAGTCCTTGCATCTTTTGGATTGGATCTTTCAAAGAAAGTTAGGATTGAGAAATGAAGAAGCATCTCTTAGCAACAGCCGTTGTCAAGAATCTTTGTGAATCTGTTTCGTCACAATGTCGATGTCGTCATGTATTGCATGATGACATATTTGCAGTATCCGGAAAAACAATTAACTAGATTTCGGTCCTATCATTAAGCACAAAGTAGCCATGTAAAACCATTTGCTGAAGTGTTGTTGTGAGTGGACACAAACGACTAAATGTATCATGCAGTTAGATCCAATCCACCGGGTTTGGGCACGCATCGATCCAAGTGGTATAAGATGACGGAATGACGTCGTATTCTCATGAATTAAcatacaaattcaaaattttaagaaaaaagtttggatttcataaaaattaaatagcAAAACTTTCTTCGACAACAACCAGCAAACTAATGACAACGACATAGCATTCAAAAGGCCACTATACTACAAGATAATTGCTAAAGAGTAGTTGGTTTTACCGGATTTTATAAAGAGGTCTCTATTCAAATTTTACATCATTACAAATTGTGACGAAACAAACTCACAAAAGTGCTTGACAACTACGGTTGCTACGATAATTCTGCAGTTTTCAAACAATttccaaaattgtttttaatcTTCAGAAAGTctttttaacaaaacaatgttCTCCATATTAATAACATAAAATTCATTCTTCTTATAAAATCATTACTTTTCATTGTGTAATATATACAAAACACCGTAATGAAACGCTACGTCAGAAACACAAATTTGCTGTTTTGACAATTTCAAACGTAATATTAGTAAGTAATCCAAAGATAacgtttttcatatttatctcgggcGAAAGAAAAGCCGATATTCATATGCCGGGCTTCATTATCTCGTCCGGATGTTGAGTTGggtaggtatatatatatatatatagttatgaGATTAGCTGACCTGTGCTCCCAATATACAAAAACTAAATCCCACTGCTCCTCAGAGTCAGGAGTCAAGATCATCTCACTATTAGTTAAACCCGAATATCGTCAATATCATACCCGAACTAGATCGCGTgttttataacaattttgtatGATTTTTCTTCTACTTTCTAGCTGCAACTATTTCGCTTGAGTTCCCGGATAAACTCTCAACGTCGTGAAAATATTCATCTAAATCAAAGAATGGTTCGTTTGTTCCAATCGAGCAAGacgagaaaataaaaatagctcTCGGAGTGCTTACTATAACCGGTATGTTTTTATATGTCATTCCCACTATGAACATAGGTACaatgtattttgaaatttaaagcaTTTTATGAACCTGTATAACACACAGTATATAATAAACTTGATTGaatcatgaatatatatatatatcagaagCATCGTTCCAGCATAGTGTTTATTCGCGATATATATCGGTGTGGCCTGAATAAAGCAATGTCCGATCAAGTGAAGTTCATTTACATCTATATGCCTCAGATACAGGGTTACTTTTGTGTAGCTTTGGTATCAATACTGCATTCGTCAATGCCAAAAGTCTCAATGAAATATGCTTCAGTAAATTTGGTAGCCTACATGGCAGTGTGGCAtatagtttttaaattaaatttctccGTGATCACGGAGAATTATTATAGATTAATCAGATCACAACGTAAAAATGTCTCTGCTAATATAATTTCTCACTTTTTTTGTTTCTCGAATTACATTGGTGTCAGATGGTGTTGGAGTAGATTAGACTCCATAATTAACCATCAGTGTTCCTTCCAATTTATACGATATTTACACTTATTATCAATTCAGGTACAGCAAAGCACGACGGAGGTACATATTGTTGTCTCGACACAGTAGGCGACGATCTCCAACATAGTCCATCTGGCTCACCTCACAGCACACCACATTGCTTCTCGCTTAAAATCAAATCACAGTCGTTCACAAAACCCGCATCTCCCTCTAGTGGCGGCGGTAGTGGTGGAGCATCAGCGGCAGTTATCATTATCATTATTGTAATCCTGGTCTTGGTTGTAGGTGTCTGGTATTTCCGACGTAAAAGAAGAAATTATGGATTGCTAAGTGACGAGGTTGTAGCTTAATGGCAGTTTAGCATTCTTCTTTAgatttttaacaaaatgtttttttgacgAACAGTTTATATACATACACACGAATAATCTAAGTTTTCGCTTTCTAGTGAATATGTTTAGATATATCTAGCCATAAACTACGTTGATCATATAATTATGTCTGGCCTTAGCAGGATAAATGTTTTAAGTCGTTTGAGATTTCTCAATTCTACGGTAGGTACACCATCTGTGCTAATCATTTTCGTGctgtgtttttaaatatttgtataaatcatttccttttttggtattttttttatacggtTATGTACAATCGAGCATTTTAACATAGCCTAACACGTGTGGCAAGATAGCTCATTGGAATCACTGTTAAGGGGCTAAATCAGACAcaggcaaactacggcccgcgagccaaatccggcccattaGGCAATATAACCTGGTCCGCCTGATACTTCCACAACCAAATTAAAACGTAAAAAGGTAGCGTAATTTAAACGCGTAAAGGTAAATTAAAGcgtaaaaaatagctcaagaaatttgttgaggttgcgattaaatttagttttggcacgaggcttattgttgtcgtaacactgtaaatattgttcataaaatgtaacttttacgtcacacgtggcccctggtccaaaaactttgccacccctggtctaaattCACCGAGTTTATCGCATTATTGTCTGCGTATAACAATTTTCAGAGTTATGACGTCTTGATAGTCTGACACATTTCCGAGTTTCATAGTGTCACAGTTCGACAGTGGTAATAGTTCCGATCAGTGTTTTCAAGTCTATAGTTCCACGTTTCTTGATTGGTGTAGATCGGAATTAGTGCTGTAGTGAAGAACCGCCTTTAGATCGTGACGACCATTTGCAAATCAATCGACCTGTAAAATAAGATTTTAGAAATGACAAGTgtcttaattttgttttatgcaaAAAGTTTTGagtttgcaaaaatattttttacaaataccAAAACAAGCCATGCTTCGTGTTGCAAACTAGAAAAACGAGGTtgatgttttaatattttacctGCTTCAAGTTATTGCTAAATGATATTTTGTAGATTTGATGTCCACAACGCTTCCGTCGTTCCtgttaaaataaagaaaaattcagtttcaACAAAGCTTTATGTTACGAACTAGACAAACAAGAATGTTTTTACTCTACACTCTTATTCATCCAGTTCAAGTTGCAAAACACAGGTTGTACATCAATTTTAGAATGGGAATAAgttaataatatacaacaaaatataattatataccaGAGAGTCAAGTGACAAGTGTCCAATATTCTTTCCTCGAGTACgtgataatatttttgataaataccATTAACAGATTTGTGTAGCAAACAAGACTAAACAAGAATGATTGAGCTTTATACCTGCCATGGTCTTTGCCTAATGATAATTTGTAGATCTGATGTCAACCCCAGTTTCACGAAGCTTCTGGCTTTCCTCTAAAGTCgaataagaaaaaaattcagtttcaaCAAACTACCTTTGACGAATGCTCACAGCTACTAAAGTGCTCTAATCCAGTGTgtgcaaattacggcccgcggccGGATCCGGCCATCCGGAGTGTTTCATATGTGTTAAACGCAGCCCCTGCAAGAATAAATGGTTTGACGCAGCCAGCAAAAGAGTAAAAATGGTTAGACCTAGCACCTGCAAAAATTGTTAGATGCAGCCTCTCCAAAAAAGTGGTTAGATCTAGTCTgcaaaaaaatagtaaaattgattaaactCAGCctgtaaaaaattgtaaaagctGTTAGTCCCACTCCCAGCCTGCAAATCTTGGTAAAAACGGTTAGACAGAGCCTGCAAAAAATGGGAAAAACGGTTGAACAGAGCCTGCAAAAAATGgtaaaaatggttagatgccTGCCTGCAAAAAATGGTGAAAACGGTTAGATGCCTGCCTGCAAAAAATGGTAAAAACGGTTAGATGCCTGCCTGCGAAAAATGGTAAAAACGGTTAGATGCCCGCCTGCAAAAAAATGGTGAAAACGGTTGACCCAGCCTgcaaaaaaaatagtaaaatgttTAGATCCAGCCTGCAAAAAAATGATTAGATGCAGCCAGCAAAAAATGGTTAGATGTAGCAAGCAAAGAAAATAGATACAGCCAGCAAAAATGGTTAAATGCAGCCAGCAAAAAATGGTTAAATGCAATCAGCGAAAATGGTTAAATGCAGCCTGCAAACAATGTTAAAAAGCGCCGACGTCAAGACAAAAAGAACATAGATAGGCAGTAAATTCCAGGCACAAACTTATATCTGCTCTCCAAAGTAAAAACTCAAGGCAATCAAACTACTGCTGTATAAAATAATGTACCCTCTCTAGCAAGGCTCGATGAACAAGGTCAAatatgggtgctcccgaagtattcgtaccaagatggtgcacaacctgaacatagtacgtgtaccaggttagggttcaggttgtgcatcatcttggtaacaatacttccggagcgccgaaaTATGATCTACAGCAGACATGGGGAAAgcacggcccgtgggccaaatcagGCGCGTTGGGTACCTCAATCTGgaccgcctgatgctgccacaatcaaaccGAAATCGAATTTAGAAGCTTTAGCTGAAATGAACGCAAGGAATTTGTTAATATtgcgataacatttattttgggcacggggcttattgttttccacctttgctttgtaacactgttgatattgttcataaaatgtatttttttaagTCACACTTTTATGGCCCGTCAATCTAGGTAGGCAAAATTTTTTAACCccggttcaaaaaccttgctacCCTCTAATCTATAGTGACTCATTCCCTTTTGTTAAatgagtgtttttgaaatttttgtctgGAGGAATAGTCTGGATGAGAGTTCCCAACCTTCTGTGGCCGAATGCTTTTAGCACTTATGGCCCGTCTGTtgcagtggtatttatagtgttattttcattagcagaattaaaaataaagccAGCTTCACGCCTAGCATTGTGCCCCCTCCCCTCATTAAATGCTCGAATGAATGATTATTTTTTAGCGTAATTAgatatttattgttgtttttcccCTTAGTCGGTTGATGTTGTGGCCGGTCTTtttgaataatcaaatattatgaaattttcttTAACCTGTACATGGCAATAGaatgataatttataatttgaatgcaatgcatttgtaaaaaaaaaaaaattctcccaTGTTGGTACATTTCCCTAGTCGATTTCTGCTACTACCGTAGTATGAGTATATGTtgagggttaggtcataattttattacgatttaccttattttagttttgttacgagttcgggggctaTCTGTGTTACCttctgtccataggtttcagtctctctacataacttgatgtataaagaaggcgaacaaaatagttacctccatattggtacacacgctTTTGGAGCGCCGtattatttaaaacaatatcTGAATTAGCAGCAATAATTAGTCTAAAACgacaaattgtttcaataaataccCTTTCCAAGTCGATAACGTATTTGAGATGTCCTGGTAAAATGATGCGGCAGATGAATTACAAATCAGTTTTCAGCTTGCCATACGAACAGTGGATCTTTCTCGTCTCCTGTGAAACATTTAAGAGTTTACTTATTgaacacgtttagtggacataacgatcgtttcaaaattttgttgttatcgttatttgtctccatcatttttagaaaatcgtttttctcttcgaatcctggaccaattgctttgaaatttccagtggttaaagataaaattgttccccagaaggctattacttttttttcgctatgacgtcatcaaaattattgccattgggtggcgctacgtgtccatatatttgagcatagctttctTGTTACTGTTATAATTAATGAGTTTATTTGGCCCTGAGATGTAAAAAACATGGGAACACTAAGAATAATATTGCGAAATTATAAGTTCTGTTGgcctagaataaaaaaaaaatgataacacTGCATATGACATCCGGAAATTTAAATTTGCTTTTCAGGGTCAAAATATAATCTGACAACATCTGTGCCCTGCCTAGCAAGACTAGAAAACGCACGAACAAGGCAGGTTATGAACTTTAGCGACTCAATAGttggatatttttaaaatcctcGTTCCGAGAAATAGCCTAGAAGcaccaaattaaaaatattgttctcACGTTTTAGTAACTTTATCGTCTTGAATGAACGATTATTTGACGCAGgtgaaattatttattgttgTATCTCATCTCATTTGGTTGATGTCTGTGGCCGGTCTTCTTAAAAACACTcgaatattatgaaattttcttGAACCTGTAAATGTCAATAgaatgataattttattcttgGTATTTGAATGCaatgcttcaataaaaaaatattctactCCGATGTTGGTGCAATTTTCTAATCGATTTCTtctactcctgtagtatgtgtaccaggttagggtcaggttataattttattccaattttcttttcaattacAATTTCAGTtatttacgagttcggggactgtctgtgttaggcaGGTGCCCATAGGTTctctttaaacaacttgatgttgagtaggcgaacaaaattagttacctccatgttgATACACATATATACTTCTGGCGCGCGAATTTTTTCCCAAACAATATCAGCATGAGCAGAAGTCGATGACGTATTTGAAATCTTCGGAACATCCAGTCAGTCAGTCCATGATGACGTAAACATGCGCGGCAGGAATTGcaaatcaattttcaaaatcgCCATATCAAACTGTGATTTTTTTCGTGTTCTGTAAATCATTTAACAAGTTTGTTACTACTGAGTTATCAatcatttattattcatttacttTGCTCGCGGCGCCAAAGATGCCATTAAATTTTtggtacttctgaagtatgtgaaGCAAGATGgcggcaccggaacgtagcatgtaaTCCAGGTTAGGGTATAGTGATTAGTTACCACTACACATAGATTGTTTGTAGATTGGTCTGGTTTATGTATTATAACCCCAGCATTGACTGACAATAGTTTTGTCTTGCGTTCGTTAACTCGAACTGTCTATCTGTCGATAGCCTTCGGCTGTAGTAAGGAGACGTTTGAAAACACCTTATGAGTTTATTGCAATTCCgacaatatatacagaaatacaatgtaCACACAATTTGATCAAATCTAGTCTGATTAACACAAAACACATTGCTGAATATATAGCTTTCTACCaagcaattaaaatagaataaagaaacagatttttacattaacgATTAAAGAATCACGCGTCATTCCGGTTTCTGGTTAGCTTTCGGTTCActataatcaaacattattaaaagtgttttcttgaagttcattactagcaattaatttgttattgccaagtcaccgtgttcctggtcacgtacttactccaattatgagatgtaaaaagttgttctcaagtggataatttggttttaacaagatatttcgaatttacgttattagaatattactggaaataaattttatttttacatgggaTGGCACCGAAAGGCTATTAAATcttgaaattggattttgagaaattgataattgctataacgggaataattaattttcgttttcatgagtt
The genomic region above belongs to Styela clava chromosome 13, kaStyClav1.hap1.2, whole genome shotgun sequence and contains:
- the LOC120332769 gene encoding uncharacterized protein LOC120332769, coding for MSNRSSCDNFVTVKTSPYPSSNGSRMIPLLTPPRKRIKMDFCPRDNSIWTVRSLIDRFNAPESKGASNSKEKSAISTRVDCLQKNQLQQQFSTEVEFKNLHGPPAERTETTRLESTVVNIEVRDRVVSLVNKCEVEKVSSDEIISDIHKDKYLVKYLKKKRTLDVDIRKFTWIRKNAREKHKKNSTLLILQELDLTRLTLM